The window GGAGAGCAGTTCGTACGGCTCGTTCCGGAACTCCAGGAGGCGAGAGTTCTGGCTGCGCTGTTCCAGCAGCGCCAGCAGCCGCTCGCAGAGCAGGTCGATCGCTGCCTCCGGCTCGTTCATCACCTCACCGTGCGACGGGAGCAGGCGGTCGCACTCTCGCTCCTTCAGATCCAGGAGGGAGGCCACCGTCGCCGCCACACCCTCGGCGCCGTTGTACGACCACTGGGTGGCGGCGAGCGACCAGATCTTGCCGGGGCCGGCGATGAGGTCGCCGGTGAAGGCGACCGTCGCGCTGTCGACATTGGCGACCAGGGTGAGTGAACCGGTGGTGTGCCCGGGGGTGGGAATGACGGTGACTTCCAACTCGCCGAAGCGGTAACTGCGGTAATCCTCGAGGACGCCGTCGACCGGTACCCGCTCGAGCAGCGAGAAGCGGTCCTGACGGTTGTTGTACGAGTTGTCGAGCTCCCGCGCCTGCCAGTGCTGGTCGATCCCGCGGAAGAGCTCCTGTTCGGCCTGGGGTACCCAGATGCGGATGCCGGCTGCGGAGGCTCGAGCCAGACCCTGGCCCTGGTCGCGGTGATGGTGGGTCATGAGCACGTCGCCTACCCGGACGCCGAGTTGCGGCAGCAGGTCGAGGATGTCGCCGGCGCCGAAGTCGATCAGCACGCCTCGCTCCCCGTCGGCGAGCAGGTAGACCTGGCAGGTGTCGTGGAAGAGGTAGAGGTTCTGGGAGATGCGCTCGAGCCTCTCGTCTCCTGCCCAGGCACGACCTTCCCCGGCGGCGGCCGGGGCCGCGCTCCGCATCGACTCGATGCGCGTCTCGCTCATCGCCTAGCCCTTCACCGCACGACCTGCCGGAGTCGACGGGTCCAGCAACCGATAGGCCAGCGCAGCCGCCCCCCAGAGGGGAGCGTCGTCGCCCAGGCCGGCCGGCCTCACGTCGAGACTCACCTCGGGCATCGCCGTTTCACGCGCCCTGCGCAGGAGCGGTCCCCAGAGGGGCTCGCCTGCCTTGCTGACCCCGCCGCCCACGAGGATGGCGTCAGGGTTGAGCAGGTTGGCGGCGCTGCCGATGGCGATGCCGAGGGCGCTGCCCGCCCGCTCCATGAGCTCCAGGGCCATGGCGTCGCCGCCCCGGGCGGCTTCGGCGACGTGCCGTGCGGTAAGGTTCGCCGCGCCGCCAGCCAACTCCAGCAGCGCCCTCGCCCGCTCCGGTTCTCGCTCGATCCGCCACCGGGCCTCCCTGGCGATCGCCGGGCCCGCCGCTATGCTCTCGAGGCAACCGCGTGAGCCGCAGACGCACTCCGGGCCGTCGGGCTCGAGCCGCAGGTGTCCCACGTGTCCAGCCATCCCGTCGGCACCGCGCCAGATCTCGCCGCCCGCGACTATCCCGCCGCCCACTCCGGTGCTCACTGTCAGGTAGAGGAGGCTGTTCACGCCCTGCCCTGCCCCGTAGCGGTACTCGCCCAGCGCACCGGCGATGCCGTCGTTCTCCACTCGCACACCTGCACCGAACCGCGCCTCCAACTCCCGGGCCAGTGCTACCCCCTCCCAACCTGGGACGTGGTGGGAGAGCTTGACCGTTCCACTGCCGGCCTCGACCGGTCCGCCGAAACTCACCCCCACTGCCGCCGGCGCCGACCCTGCCAGCACCTCTTCGGCCAGTTCCGTGGCGATCCGGTAGTCGGAGTCGGCGTCGGCGCCTTCGGGCGAGAGCGCCCTCCGCAGGTCGAGCCAGTCCCGCTCGCCGGCGACCACCGCCGCGGCGCTGATCTTGGTGCCCCCGAAATCGAGAGCGAGTACGAGAGGAGAAGCGTGACTCACGCGCGCAGACTACCCCCTGCTCGGGTAGAAGTGGCCCGGGTGGCGGACCCCGGGCTCCAGCTGGCGGTCCGGTCTCACCGGCTTCATACGGTCACCGGCTTCTTACCGTCTCCGGCTTCATGCGGCCTCCGCCTCCAGGCACCGCTCCAGCGCCAACTGGGCCAGCGGCCGGAGGAACTCGCCACCTATCCGCTTGGGGTGTCGCTCGATCATCCCCTGCCACTCCTCGATCCTGCGCAGTCGCCCCGCGTCGGTCGTCGAGCCCACGGCGTTCTCGCTCAGGGCCTCGATGCTCCAGCGCCCGAGCCAGGTCCACTGCTCGAGCTGCTCCAGCCAGGGCAGCAGTTCGTTGCGCAACTCCAGGTTCTCGAGCCGGTAGCGCAGAGCGTAGCAGGCCTCGTCGAGTTCGGTGAGGTAGGCGTGGAGTTCGCCTACCACCGGGTCGTCGGCCAGACCCGCTTCCAGTGCGACAAGCGCCGAGGCCGTGAGTTGGGCGAGCCTCTCCGCCTCCTCGGTGCCGAGGCAGGAGCGCAAGGAGTTCCTGGCGATCAGCTCCAGCTCCCGGGCGTGCCGTTCCGCCACCTCCCGCAACGCCCGCGCCCAGGCCTCCTCGGGCCGATAGCGGGCGGGATCCGCTAGGTATTCGGCGTAGGTGGCCAGCGGCACCTTGGAAGCCTCCATCTGGTTCATCGGGTTGACCACCACCCCACGGGCGGCGCGGTGGAGGTCGGCCGACCGGCCCCTGATCGGTCCGACATGCAGTTCGCCCTGCATGGCCAGGTCGTTGACCGGGTAGTTGTCCCAGATGAGCGGGCGCCGCCGCACTACCCGCGCGAACTCGTCCACCTCGCTCCGCCCCACCTCTCGGGAGCAGACGTCCAGACCGGTGTAGAAGACGTCGATCGCCGGATCCAGCAGCTCTCCCAGTTCGGCGACGGCTGGCGAGAAGGGCGGACCGCCATGGTAGTCGGTGGGGCACATGCTCAGCCGACAGTTCGGGTCGATCTCACGAAGCCGTTCGAGAGCGCGGTTGCACAGGTGGGCCTGCGCGGCTGCGACACTCGGGTAGGCCTCGGCGTCCCGCTCGTTGGCGAAGGTGGGACGGATGTCGTCGAGGAGTAGCGAGAAGTGGCTAACGCCCAAGGCGTTGATCGTCTCGAGCTTGCCGAGTACCGCCGCGAACTCCTCCTCACTCGAGTAGCAGATGTCGATCCCGGGGCTCAGGGCGTAGCAGAAGTCGATGCCCTGTGAGTTGGCCACCGCGGCCGCCTCCCGGAACTGCTCCAGCTGCCGCGGCGGGTACGGTTCTCGCCAGTGCCGCCGGTGCTGGCGGTCGTTCTTCGGCGCGTAGATATAGAGGTTGAAGCCGTGTCGGCCCATGAACTCCAGCAGCGAGAGTCGCTGGGGTTGGGTGTAGAAGACGCCGTAGAAGCCCTCGATGACGCCGCGGAGTTCGAACGGGCTCATCGGCCCTCCCACGGGTGTCCGTTGGCCCGCCCGGCGCTGCCCAGGACCGCTTCGATCTTCTCGATCACGACCGCTTCGACTGCGTCCTGGGCCAGTCTCAGGTCGCGATCGGGCAGCGCCCTGATCTCATCGTCGACCACCCGCCTGGCGCTGTTCAGGGCGGCGAGCATGGCGACCTCGA of the Trueperaceae bacterium genome contains:
- a CDS encoding ROK family protein; translated protein: MSHASPLVLALDFGGTKISAAAVVAGERDWLDLRRALSPEGADADSDYRIATELAEEVLAGSAPAAVGVSFGGPVEAGSGTVKLSHHVPGWEGVALARELEARFGAGVRVENDGIAGALGEYRYGAGQGVNSLLYLTVSTGVGGGIVAGGEIWRGADGMAGHVGHLRLEPDGPECVCGSRGCLESIAAGPAIAREARWRIEREPERARALLELAGGAANLTARHVAEAARGGDAMALELMERAGSALGIAIGSAANLLNPDAILVGGGVSKAGEPLWGPLLRRARETAMPEVSLDVRPAGLGDDAPLWGAAALAYRLLDPSTPAGRAVKG
- a CDS encoding protein O-GlcNAcase; the protein is MSPFELRGVIEGFYGVFYTQPQRLSLLEFMGRHGFNLYIYAPKNDRQHRRHWREPYPPRQLEQFREAAAVANSQGIDFCYALSPGIDICYSSEEEFAAVLGKLETINALGVSHFSLLLDDIRPTFANERDAEAYPSVAAAQAHLCNRALERLREIDPNCRLSMCPTDYHGGPPFSPAVAELGELLDPAIDVFYTGLDVCSREVGRSEVDEFARVVRRRPLIWDNYPVNDLAMQGELHVGPIRGRSADLHRAARGVVVNPMNQMEASKVPLATYAEYLADPARYRPEEAWARALREVAERHARELELIARNSLRSCLGTEEAERLAQLTASALVALEAGLADDPVVGELHAYLTELDEACYALRYRLENLELRNELLPWLEQLEQWTWLGRWSIEALSENAVGSTTDAGRLRRIEEWQGMIERHPKRIGGEFLRPLAQLALERCLEAEAA